From the Solanum stenotomum isolate F172 chromosome 4, ASM1918654v1, whole genome shotgun sequence genome, one window contains:
- the LOC125863111 gene encoding terpene synthase 17, with the protein MELCTQTVAADHEVIITRRSGSHHPTIWGDHFLAYADLPGENEGEEKEHEDLKEEVRKMLGMAPSNSLEKLELINTIQCLGLAYHFESEIDESLSYMYTHYEEHWIGDLHAIALCFRLLRQQGHYVSCDAFKKFTTHQGNFKEELVKDVQGMLSLYEAAQFRVHEEQILDEALNFTITQLKLILPKLINSQLAQQITNALKFPIKDGIVRVETRKYKSFYQQNQNHNQVLLNFAKLDFNILQTLHKKELFDITRWWKELEIVNTSPYVRDRLVEAYFWSLGVHFEPQTSVTRKILTKVSFLLSIIDDTYDIYGTLDELTLFTEAIERWNINASEELPSYMKIIYQYLLDVYNEIEKELANEDKSFLVNYSINEMKKVVKAYFQEAKWYYGKRVPRMEQYMKNGIPTSGYLLLATNSWLGMGEIATKDAFDWLTTEPPMLVASCIIARLLNDLLSHEEEQKRGDAASGVECYMKEYGVTKEEAHTKIRKIIENYWKDLNEEYFKVDVAIIPRVLLMPIINLTRVAEFIYKDEDAYTFSKNNLKDTISEILVDPII; encoded by the exons ATGGAGTTGTGCACACAAACTGTTGCAGCAGATCATGAGGTTATAATTACACGTCGCTCTGGTAGTCATCATCCTACTATATGGGGTGACCATTTTCTTGCCTATGCTGATCTTCcg GGAGAAAATGAAGGGGAAGAGAAGGAACATGAAGACCTAAAAGAAGAAGTGAGAAAGATGTTAGGGATGGCTCCTTCAAATTCTTTGGAAAAACTTGAACTAATCAACACAATTCAATGTCTTGGTTTAGCTTATCATTTTGAAAGTGAGATTGATGAATCATTGAGTTACATGTACACTCATTATGAAGAACATTGGATTGGTGATCTTCATGCTATTGCTCTATGCTTTCGATTACTTAGGCAACAAGGTCATTATGTCTCATGTG ATGCATTTAAGAAGTTCACTACTCACCAAGGAAATTTCAAGGAAGAATTGGTTAAGGATGTGCAAGGAATGTTGAGTTTATATGAGGCAGCACAATTCAGAGTACATGAAGAACAAATTCTTGATGAAGCACTAAATTTCACCATTACTCAATTGAAGCTAATTTTGCCTAAATTGATCAACTCCCAACTTGCACAACAAATCACTAATGCCCTCAAGTTTCCAATTAAAGATGGCATTGTGAGGGTagaaacaagaaaatacaaatcattttaccaacaaaatcaaaatcacaatCAAGTCTTACTAAACTTTGCCAAATTAGACTTCAACATCTTGCAAACATTGCATAAAAAAGAGCTATTTGATATCACAAG gtggtggaaagaattggaaatagtgaACACATCACCTTATGTAAGAGACAGATTGGTAGAGGCTTACTTTTGGAGTTTAGGTGTCCACTTTGAGCCTCAAACAAGTGTTACAAGgaaaatattaacaaaagttTCATTCCTCCTTTCTATTATTGATGACACATATGATATTTATGGGACACTAGATGAACTTACTCTATTCACTGAGGCAATTGAGAG gtGGAATATTAATGCTTCAGAAGAGTTACCATCATATATGAAGATTATTTACCAATATCTTTTAGATGTTTACAATGAAATTGAGAAAGAGTTGGCAAATGAGGACAAGTCATTTCTAGTCAACTATTCCATAAATGAG aTGAAAAAGGTGGTGAAGGCATACTTTCAAGAGGCAAAATGGTATTATGGGAAGAGAGTACCAAGAATGGAACAATATATGAAGAATGGAATTCCAACAAGTGGTTACCTATTGCTAGCAACTAATTCTTGGTTAGGCATGGGAGAGATAGCAACTAAAGATGCATTTGATTGGCTAACAACTGAACCTCCCATGCTTGTTGCATCTTGTATCATTGCAAGATTACTCAATGATCTTTTATCACATGAG GAAGAGCAAAAAAGAGGAGATGCAGCTTCTGGTGTTGAATGTTATATGAAAGAATATGGTGTTACAAAGGAAGAAgcacacacaaaaataagaaaaataatagaaaattattGGAAGGATTTGAATGAAGAATACTTCAAAGTGGATGTGGCTATTATACCAAGAGTTCTGCTCATGCCTATAATTAATCTTACAAGAGTAGCTGAGTTCatatataaagatgaagatgctTATACTTTCTccaaaaataacttgaaagacACCATCTCTGAGatactagttgatcctattatATAG